In Apis cerana isolate GH-2021 linkage group LG5, AcerK_1.0, whole genome shotgun sequence, a single genomic region encodes these proteins:
- the LOC107994365 gene encoding putative uncharacterized protein DDB_G0289041: protein MSKITSKTKNIIIKTSKMKSPTEIINTRSITEAKKTRNRKAKTSISQTKEITQKEKHKITKNKKLSKEDINITVKSENIVTHNNSNMNKQESKNKKRKLITGVKKNISKQMSLKESFLNQSKIHFLRSSKNSKNSMNGISTKKLSINKKKLPIYKHVSPEKQKENISEIYEFKFDINDSNERLPKKQKKIVTKRKVTNRKKKNIPVKQVAKKKSIIKKSEEIKNSDFIEFETKKKDSMEHLNIRSNILKENVVKNLKPNIEVNKQLKNSENIIKEHTIDEITTKPTIISVKDLSDKKISIIDTSQISNSNDFKPFRPTNIFNNKQMIQQNNTLNYSLFEKSLSPIRKSLENSQMLCSPWRASLLTFSQVKNIFQSTPKNNNYDIINKKLVRTLNESKQFANVTKTKNTLQKNNENISTEEHININTSKKKNLLTLRKFGTEITNIDHSLQFKSSIEQINEHMPIETENIQSNIQSISVITSNVNNAFKFDNKEIKKNSILSPKKSFKKEIINTQIQENILNIKANDQKENFISQPGPSGLQNNSIFNEKRILKQSNLNNFLNIMELPQCTTIKTPHGIFDDTQSISIINKSMKKFNESNIKLNNTFGFSDSESDQEVSSIKIENNKQEKFVQSNVIIHDIKLTARLSIDEIKNKLLIKNLKEEKDKECNKENILIKNKEIKKLPIKEKKKQIDILNFSDTFDILSETGGTSVVSSSNIPLFTDFEPSHFTQPPRHSYKRKRNVKYSFSEEESEEEEMESIEHEIKRKKTNKMKMEQEKRLQKWVQDINRTFHEIDQHELVIE, encoded by the exons atgtcaaaaatAACATCGAAaactaagaatattattattaaaacatcaaaaatgaaaagtcctactgaaataataaatacaaggTCCATAACTGAAGCCAAAAAGACAAGAAATAGAAAAGCTAAAACATCTATTTCACAAACTAAAGAAATCacacaaaaagaaaaacataaaattacaaaaaataaaaagttatctaaggaagatattaatattacagtgaaatcagaaaatattgttacacataataattccaatatgAATAAACaggaatcaaaaaataaaaaaagaaaacttattacaggagtaaaaaaaaatatttcaaagcaaATGTCTTTAAAAGAATCATTTCTAAACCAatctaaaatacattttttaagatcttctaaaaattctaagaattCCATGAATGGTATATCAACAAagaaattatctattaataaaaaaaaattaccaattTATAAACATGTTTCACCagaaaagcaaaaagaaaatatcagtgaaatatatgaatttaagttTGATATTAATGATTCAAATGAAAGATTaccaaaaaaacaaaaaaaaatagttactaaaagaaaagttacaaatagaaaaaagaaaaatattcctgTAAAACAagttgctaaaaaaaaatcaattattaaaaaaagtgaagaaataaaaaattcagattttatagaatttgaaacaaaaaaaaaagattctatggaacatttgaatattagaagtaatatattaaaagaaaatgtagTAAAAAATCTCAAACCAAATATAGAAgtaaataaacaattgaagaattcagaaaatataattaaagaacatACTATTGATGAAATAACTACAAAACCTACAATTATATCAGTAAAAGATTtaagtgataaaaaaatttcaataatagatACTTcacaaatatcaaattcaaatgattttaaacCATTTAGaccaacaaatatttttaataataaacaaatgatacaacaaaataatacacttaattattctttatttgaaaagtCTTTATCACCAATTAGGAAATCACTAGAAAATTCTCAGATGCTCTGTAGTCCTTGGAGAGCATCATTACTTACATTTTctcaagtaaaaaatatatttcaaagcacacctaaaaataataattatgatattattaataaaaaacttgtGCGAACATTAAATGAATCTAAACAATTTGCAAAtgtaacaaaaacaaaaaacactttacaaaaaaataatgaaaatataagtaCAGAAgagcatataaatattaatacttccaaaaagaaaaatcttttaactttaagaaaatttggtacagaaattacaaatattgatCACTCCttacaatttaaatcttcaataGAACAAATAAATGAACATATGCCAATTGAAACTGAAAACATTCAGTCAAATATACAATCAATCAGTGTAATTACTTCTAATGTAAATAATGCATTTAAATTTGACaataaggaaattaaaaagaatagtaTATTAAGtccaaaaaaaagttttaaaaaagaaataattaacacacaaattcaagaaaatatattaaatataaaagctaatgatcaaaaagaaaattttatttctcaaccTGGACCATCAggtttacaaaataattcaatttttaatgaaaaaagaattttaaaacaatcaaatttaaataattttcttaatataatggAACTACCACAATGCACAACAATTAAAACACCACATGGAATTTTTGATGATACacaatcaatatcaataatcaataaatcaatgaaGAAGTTTAatgaatctaatataaaattaaataacacatTTGGTTTTAGTGATAGTGAGTCTGATCAAGAAGtatcttctattaaaattgaaaataataaacaagaaaaatttgttcaatcaaatgtaattataCATGATATAAAACTTACTGCAAGATTATCAATTgatgagataaaaaataaattacttatcaaaaatttaaaagaagaaaaagataaagaatgtaataaagaaaatatattaattaaaaataaagaaataaaaaaattacccattaaagaaaaaaagaaacaaattgatattttgaatttttctgatACATTTGATATTCTATCTGAAACAGGTGGAACATCTGTAGTGTCTTCATctaatattccattatttacTGATTTTGAACCATCTCATTTTACACAG cCTCCACGACATTCATATAAACGCAAacgtaatgtaaaatatagtttttctgaagaagaaagtgaagaagaagaaatggaaTCAATTGAAcatgaaataaaacgaaagaaaactaataaaatgaaaatggaacaagaaaaaagattacagAAATGGGTTCAGGACATCAATAGAACTTTTCACGAAATAGATCAGCATGAActtgtaattgaataa
- the LOC108001731 gene encoding DNA replication licensing factor Mcm5 isoform X1, producing MEGFDDPGIFFSDNFSVSESDTQTNLQFSKKKFMEFIRQFHEGNFNYKYRDILKRNYNLNQYWIEINLEDLAAFDESLAEKVYKHPTEYLPILEEAAKDLADELTAPRPEGEEKVEDIQVLLSSDAHPSSLRGIKPDAVSKLIKIPGIIISASGIRAKATKIAIQCRSCRSMQSNISIKPGLEGYVLPRKCTTEQAGRPKCPLDPFFIMPDKCHCVDFQVLKLQELPDQIPQGEMPRHLQLYCDRYLCDRVVPGNRVLILGIYSIKKVTKTGNRGGKDKALIGVRAPYIRVIGISIDGENTGNGSHSCVTNEEEDLFRRFASDSNLYERIARSIAPSIFGALDIKKAIACLLFGGSRKKMPDGLCRRGDINILMLGDPGTAKSQLLKFVERIAPVAIYTSGKGSSAAGLTASVLRDPITRNFVMEGGAMVLADGGVVCIDEFDKMKEDDRVAIHEAMEQQTISIAKAGITTTLNTRCSVLAAANSIFGRWDDIKGEENIDFMPTILSRFDMIFIVKDEHELNKDVTLAKHVMNIHCNATQVTEQSAEGELPLHILKKYIHYCRTQCGPRLSKEAGEKLKNRYVVMRASTREHEKDTEKRLSIPITVRQLEAIIRISESLAKMQLQPFATEIHVNEALRLFQVSTLDAAMSGSLAGAEGFTSDEDHEMLSRIEKQLKRRFPIGNQVSEQNIVKDFVKQAYPERAIYKVIHTMIRRGELQHRMQRKMLYRLH from the exons ATGGAAGGATTTGATGATccaggaatatttttttctgataacTTTTCAGTAAGTGAATCTGATACTCAAacaaatcttcaattttctaaaaagaagTTTATGGAATTTATTAGACAATTTCATGaaggaaatttcaattataaatatag agaTATCTTAAaacgtaattataatttgaatcaatattggatagaaattaatttagaagattTAGCAGCTTTTGATGAATCACTGGCAGAAAAAGTATATAAGCATCCAACCGAATATTTACCTATTTTGGAAGAAGCTGCTAAAGATTTAGCAGATGAACTTACAGCTCCAAGGCCAGAAGGCGAAGAAAAAGTTGAAGACATACAAGTTTTATTATCTTCAGATGCACATCCAAGTTCTTTAAGAGGAATCAAA ccTGATGCAGTTtctaaacttattaaaatacctGGTATTATCATTTCGGCATCTGGAATTAGAGCAAAAGCAACAAAAATTGCTATACAATGTCGTTCTTGTAGAAGTATGCAAAGTAACATTTCAATTAAACCTGGTTTAGAAGGTTATGTTTTACCTAGAAAATGTACAACAGAGCAAGCAGGACGACCAAAATGTCCACTAGatccattttttataatgccAGATAAATGTCACTGTGTTGATTTTCAAGTTCTCAAACTACAAGAATTACCAGATCAAATTCCACAGGGTGAAATGCCAAGACATTTACAATTGTATTGTGATCGTTATTTATGCGATAGAGTTGTACCAGGCAATAGAGTTCTCATTTTGggcatatattcaattaaaaaagttactaAAACTGGTAATAGAGGAGGAAAAGATAAAGCATTAATTGGTGTTCGAGCACCATATATAAGAGTAATTGGTATTTCTATAGATGGAGAAAATACAGGAAATg GTTCTCATTCATGTGTTacaaatgaagaagaagatttatttaGACGTTTTGCATcagattctaatttatatgaaagaatTGCAAGAAGTATAGCTCCTAGTATTTTTGGTgcattagatataaaaaaagctatagcttgtttattatttggtggttctagaaaaaaaatgccTGATGGTCTTTGTAGAAGaggagatattaatattttaatgttaggTGATCCTGGTACAGCTAaatcacaattattaaaatttgtagaaaGAATTGCACCAGTTGCAATTTATACATCTGGAAAAGGAAGTTCAGCTGCAGGTTTAACAGCATCAGTATTAAGAGATCCCATAACa aGAAATTTTGTTATGGAAGGAGGTGCTATGGTTCTTGCAGATGGTGGTGTTGTTTGTATAgatgaatttgataaaatgaaagaggATGATAGAGTTGCAATACATGAAGCTATGGAACAACAAACAATATCTATTGCAAAAGCAGGAATAACTACAACATTAAATACTCGTTGTTCTGTTTTAGCAGCAGcaaattcaatatttggaCGTTGGGATGAtataaaaggagaagaaaatattgattttatgccAACAATTTTATCACGTTTTGATATGATATTCATTGTTAAAGATGAAcacgaattaaataaagatgtaACATTAGCAAAACATGTAATGAACATTCATTGCAATGCTACACAAGTTACAGAACAATCTGCCGAAGGAGAATTGCCattgcatattttaaaaaaatacattcattATTGTAGAAC tcAATGTGGTCCAAGACTAAGTAAAGAGGCaggagagaaattaaaaaatcgttatGTTGTAATGCGAGCAAGTACTAGAGAACATGAAAAAGACACAGAAAAAAGATTATCCATTCCTATAACAGTTCGCCAGTTAGAAGctattataagaatttcgGAATCTTTAGCTAAAATGCAATTGCAACCTTTTGCTACGGAAATTCACGTAAATGAAGCACTTAGGCTTTTCCAAGTATCTACTTTAGATGCTGCAATGTCTGGATCATTAGCTG gtGCAGAAGGATTTACCTCGGATGAAGATCACGAAATGTTATCACGtattgaaaaacaattgaaaCGTAGATTTCCTATTGGGAATCAAGTATCAGagcaaaatattgttaaagatTTTGTAAAACAAGCATATCCAGAACGTGCTATTTACAAAGTTATACATACAATGATACGACGTGGGGAACTTCAACACCGTATGCAACGTAAAATGCTATACAGATTACATTGA
- the LOC108001731 gene encoding DNA replication licensing factor Mcm5 isoform X2 has product MEFIRQFHEGNFNYKYRDILKRNYNLNQYWIEINLEDLAAFDESLAEKVYKHPTEYLPILEEAAKDLADELTAPRPEGEEKVEDIQVLLSSDAHPSSLRGIKPDAVSKLIKIPGIIISASGIRAKATKIAIQCRSCRSMQSNISIKPGLEGYVLPRKCTTEQAGRPKCPLDPFFIMPDKCHCVDFQVLKLQELPDQIPQGEMPRHLQLYCDRYLCDRVVPGNRVLILGIYSIKKVTKTGNRGGKDKALIGVRAPYIRVIGISIDGENTGNGSHSCVTNEEEDLFRRFASDSNLYERIARSIAPSIFGALDIKKAIACLLFGGSRKKMPDGLCRRGDINILMLGDPGTAKSQLLKFVERIAPVAIYTSGKGSSAAGLTASVLRDPITRNFVMEGGAMVLADGGVVCIDEFDKMKEDDRVAIHEAMEQQTISIAKAGITTTLNTRCSVLAAANSIFGRWDDIKGEENIDFMPTILSRFDMIFIVKDEHELNKDVTLAKHVMNIHCNATQVTEQSAEGELPLHILKKYIHYCRTQCGPRLSKEAGEKLKNRYVVMRASTREHEKDTEKRLSIPITVRQLEAIIRISESLAKMQLQPFATEIHVNEALRLFQVSTLDAAMSGSLAGAEGFTSDEDHEMLSRIEKQLKRRFPIGNQVSEQNIVKDFVKQAYPERAIYKVIHTMIRRGELQHRMQRKMLYRLH; this is encoded by the exons ATGGAATTTATTAGACAATTTCATGaaggaaatttcaattataaatatag agaTATCTTAAaacgtaattataatttgaatcaatattggatagaaattaatttagaagattTAGCAGCTTTTGATGAATCACTGGCAGAAAAAGTATATAAGCATCCAACCGAATATTTACCTATTTTGGAAGAAGCTGCTAAAGATTTAGCAGATGAACTTACAGCTCCAAGGCCAGAAGGCGAAGAAAAAGTTGAAGACATACAAGTTTTATTATCTTCAGATGCACATCCAAGTTCTTTAAGAGGAATCAAA ccTGATGCAGTTtctaaacttattaaaatacctGGTATTATCATTTCGGCATCTGGAATTAGAGCAAAAGCAACAAAAATTGCTATACAATGTCGTTCTTGTAGAAGTATGCAAAGTAACATTTCAATTAAACCTGGTTTAGAAGGTTATGTTTTACCTAGAAAATGTACAACAGAGCAAGCAGGACGACCAAAATGTCCACTAGatccattttttataatgccAGATAAATGTCACTGTGTTGATTTTCAAGTTCTCAAACTACAAGAATTACCAGATCAAATTCCACAGGGTGAAATGCCAAGACATTTACAATTGTATTGTGATCGTTATTTATGCGATAGAGTTGTACCAGGCAATAGAGTTCTCATTTTGggcatatattcaattaaaaaagttactaAAACTGGTAATAGAGGAGGAAAAGATAAAGCATTAATTGGTGTTCGAGCACCATATATAAGAGTAATTGGTATTTCTATAGATGGAGAAAATACAGGAAATg GTTCTCATTCATGTGTTacaaatgaagaagaagatttatttaGACGTTTTGCATcagattctaatttatatgaaagaatTGCAAGAAGTATAGCTCCTAGTATTTTTGGTgcattagatataaaaaaagctatagcttgtttattatttggtggttctagaaaaaaaatgccTGATGGTCTTTGTAGAAGaggagatattaatattttaatgttaggTGATCCTGGTACAGCTAaatcacaattattaaaatttgtagaaaGAATTGCACCAGTTGCAATTTATACATCTGGAAAAGGAAGTTCAGCTGCAGGTTTAACAGCATCAGTATTAAGAGATCCCATAACa aGAAATTTTGTTATGGAAGGAGGTGCTATGGTTCTTGCAGATGGTGGTGTTGTTTGTATAgatgaatttgataaaatgaaagaggATGATAGAGTTGCAATACATGAAGCTATGGAACAACAAACAATATCTATTGCAAAAGCAGGAATAACTACAACATTAAATACTCGTTGTTCTGTTTTAGCAGCAGcaaattcaatatttggaCGTTGGGATGAtataaaaggagaagaaaatattgattttatgccAACAATTTTATCACGTTTTGATATGATATTCATTGTTAAAGATGAAcacgaattaaataaagatgtaACATTAGCAAAACATGTAATGAACATTCATTGCAATGCTACACAAGTTACAGAACAATCTGCCGAAGGAGAATTGCCattgcatattttaaaaaaatacattcattATTGTAGAAC tcAATGTGGTCCAAGACTAAGTAAAGAGGCaggagagaaattaaaaaatcgttatGTTGTAATGCGAGCAAGTACTAGAGAACATGAAAAAGACACAGAAAAAAGATTATCCATTCCTATAACAGTTCGCCAGTTAGAAGctattataagaatttcgGAATCTTTAGCTAAAATGCAATTGCAACCTTTTGCTACGGAAATTCACGTAAATGAAGCACTTAGGCTTTTCCAAGTATCTACTTTAGATGCTGCAATGTCTGGATCATTAGCTG gtGCAGAAGGATTTACCTCGGATGAAGATCACGAAATGTTATCACGtattgaaaaacaattgaaaCGTAGATTTCCTATTGGGAATCAAGTATCAGagcaaaatattgttaaagatTTTGTAAAACAAGCATATCCAGAACGTGCTATTTACAAAGTTATACATACAATGATACGACGTGGGGAACTTCAACACCGTATGCAACGTAAAATGCTATACAGATTACATTGA
- the LOC114577051 gene encoding protein HEXIM1-like, with product MSACITANRRILVNIINMENHDVKTVMEKVSDGIDKVHDVKGVQAEPTPAASSLSLPVSEQVSLSTGENINKNNYINKKTCSKLLIKNSGKFESGSGSGDQEGGQHEDGIDIAAKKRKTRRGKPKHRKLKPYSKQQLSYQQQLRYRSRGRLAKTGRQPPALYNTTQFLMDDHSDLPDLDQKLSEAASSELPATFQKPSAPSRTRDSSFSVDSDEDYFYSSPEDEEEFLTKEFSTAYEDLHAERLSTLSKSELIQEYLQLEAKVDLLTKRLRGKNFHQTEQRDLESNSSSTDSESAKKLKICQQRIDDLMQQNEQLKRENELLRAKRDGSPVSSVDSESDSDSTSNENRSRCSCLLPNSSSSSELMGYVSRSKNSQRKDSSVSSTDSKSDTCDSSSSENSKASMTPVNLSNGHVTIQKIDGLPT from the exons ATGAGTGCTTGTATCACTGCAAATCGCCGAATTTtggtcaatattataaatatggagAATCATGATGTCAAAACGGTAATGGAGAAAGTGTCGGACGGCATTGATAAAGTACATGACGTGAAGGGCGTACAAGCAGAGCCGACGCCTGCGGCGTCATCGTTGTCATTGCCTGTTTCGGAACAAGTGTCGCTCTCTACCGGAGaaaatatcaacaaaaataattatattaataagaaaacc tgttctaaattattaataaaaaattctggaaaatttgaaagtggTAGTGGTAGTGGAGATCAGGAGGGAGGTCAGCATGAAGATGGAATTGATATTGcagcgaaaaaaagaaaaactcgtAGAGGTAAACCTAaacatagaaaattaaaaccatATTCAAAACAACAATTATCATATCAACAACAGCTGCGATATAGATCTAGAGGTCGATTAGCAAAAACTGGTAGACAACCTCCAGCACTATATAACACCACACAATTTCTTATGGATGATCACAGTGATCTTCCAGATCTTGACCAAAAGCTTTCAGAAGCTGCATCATCAGAATTACCTGCTACATTTCAAAAACCATCAGCCCCTTCTCGTACTCGAGATTCTAGTTTCAGTGTTGACTCTgatgaagattatttttattcgtctccagaagacgaagaagaattCTTGACAAAGGAATTCTCAACTGCATATGAAGATCTTCATGCTGAAAGATTAAGCACATTAAGTAAATCAGAACTGATACAGGAATATCTGCAATTAGAAGCAAAAGtagatttattaacaaaacgaCTACgtggtaaaaattttcatcaaacaGAACAACGAGACTTGGAAAGCAACAGTAGTAGTACAGATTCAGAATCagcaaaaaagttaaaaatctgTCAACAACGAATTGATGATTTAATGCAACAAAATGAACAATTAAAAcgagaaaatgaattattaagagCTAAAAGGGACGGCAGTCCAGTTTCAAGTGTTGATAGCGAAAGCGACAGTGATAGTACAAGTAATGAGAATAGAAGCAGATGTAGTTGTCTCCTTCCAAATTCTAGCTCTTCTTCAGAACTTATGGGATATGTTTCTAGAAGTAAAAATAGTCAAAGAAAAGATAGTTCTGTCTCTAGTACTGATAGTAAAAGTGATACTTGTGATAGTAGTTCAAGTGAGAATTCTAAAGCATCTATGACCCCAGTTAATCTTTCAAATGGTCATGTAAccattcaaaaaattgatgGTCTCcctacataa
- the LOC108001731 gene encoding DNA replication licensing factor Mcm5 isoform X3, with product MIQEYFFLITFQDILKRNYNLNQYWIEINLEDLAAFDESLAEKVYKHPTEYLPILEEAAKDLADELTAPRPEGEEKVEDIQVLLSSDAHPSSLRGIKPDAVSKLIKIPGIIISASGIRAKATKIAIQCRSCRSMQSNISIKPGLEGYVLPRKCTTEQAGRPKCPLDPFFIMPDKCHCVDFQVLKLQELPDQIPQGEMPRHLQLYCDRYLCDRVVPGNRVLILGIYSIKKVTKTGNRGGKDKALIGVRAPYIRVIGISIDGENTGNGSHSCVTNEEEDLFRRFASDSNLYERIARSIAPSIFGALDIKKAIACLLFGGSRKKMPDGLCRRGDINILMLGDPGTAKSQLLKFVERIAPVAIYTSGKGSSAAGLTASVLRDPITRNFVMEGGAMVLADGGVVCIDEFDKMKEDDRVAIHEAMEQQTISIAKAGITTTLNTRCSVLAAANSIFGRWDDIKGEENIDFMPTILSRFDMIFIVKDEHELNKDVTLAKHVMNIHCNATQVTEQSAEGELPLHILKKYIHYCRTQCGPRLSKEAGEKLKNRYVVMRASTREHEKDTEKRLSIPITVRQLEAIIRISESLAKMQLQPFATEIHVNEALRLFQVSTLDAAMSGSLAGAEGFTSDEDHEMLSRIEKQLKRRFPIGNQVSEQNIVKDFVKQAYPERAIYKVIHTMIRRGELQHRMQRKMLYRLH from the exons ATGATccaggaatatttttttctgataacTTTTCA agaTATCTTAAaacgtaattataatttgaatcaatattggatagaaattaatttagaagattTAGCAGCTTTTGATGAATCACTGGCAGAAAAAGTATATAAGCATCCAACCGAATATTTACCTATTTTGGAAGAAGCTGCTAAAGATTTAGCAGATGAACTTACAGCTCCAAGGCCAGAAGGCGAAGAAAAAGTTGAAGACATACAAGTTTTATTATCTTCAGATGCACATCCAAGTTCTTTAAGAGGAATCAAA ccTGATGCAGTTtctaaacttattaaaatacctGGTATTATCATTTCGGCATCTGGAATTAGAGCAAAAGCAACAAAAATTGCTATACAATGTCGTTCTTGTAGAAGTATGCAAAGTAACATTTCAATTAAACCTGGTTTAGAAGGTTATGTTTTACCTAGAAAATGTACAACAGAGCAAGCAGGACGACCAAAATGTCCACTAGatccattttttataatgccAGATAAATGTCACTGTGTTGATTTTCAAGTTCTCAAACTACAAGAATTACCAGATCAAATTCCACAGGGTGAAATGCCAAGACATTTACAATTGTATTGTGATCGTTATTTATGCGATAGAGTTGTACCAGGCAATAGAGTTCTCATTTTGggcatatattcaattaaaaaagttactaAAACTGGTAATAGAGGAGGAAAAGATAAAGCATTAATTGGTGTTCGAGCACCATATATAAGAGTAATTGGTATTTCTATAGATGGAGAAAATACAGGAAATg GTTCTCATTCATGTGTTacaaatgaagaagaagatttatttaGACGTTTTGCATcagattctaatttatatgaaagaatTGCAAGAAGTATAGCTCCTAGTATTTTTGGTgcattagatataaaaaaagctatagcttgtttattatttggtggttctagaaaaaaaatgccTGATGGTCTTTGTAGAAGaggagatattaatattttaatgttaggTGATCCTGGTACAGCTAaatcacaattattaaaatttgtagaaaGAATTGCACCAGTTGCAATTTATACATCTGGAAAAGGAAGTTCAGCTGCAGGTTTAACAGCATCAGTATTAAGAGATCCCATAACa aGAAATTTTGTTATGGAAGGAGGTGCTATGGTTCTTGCAGATGGTGGTGTTGTTTGTATAgatgaatttgataaaatgaaagaggATGATAGAGTTGCAATACATGAAGCTATGGAACAACAAACAATATCTATTGCAAAAGCAGGAATAACTACAACATTAAATACTCGTTGTTCTGTTTTAGCAGCAGcaaattcaatatttggaCGTTGGGATGAtataaaaggagaagaaaatattgattttatgccAACAATTTTATCACGTTTTGATATGATATTCATTGTTAAAGATGAAcacgaattaaataaagatgtaACATTAGCAAAACATGTAATGAACATTCATTGCAATGCTACACAAGTTACAGAACAATCTGCCGAAGGAGAATTGCCattgcatattttaaaaaaatacattcattATTGTAGAAC tcAATGTGGTCCAAGACTAAGTAAAGAGGCaggagagaaattaaaaaatcgttatGTTGTAATGCGAGCAAGTACTAGAGAACATGAAAAAGACACAGAAAAAAGATTATCCATTCCTATAACAGTTCGCCAGTTAGAAGctattataagaatttcgGAATCTTTAGCTAAAATGCAATTGCAACCTTTTGCTACGGAAATTCACGTAAATGAAGCACTTAGGCTTTTCCAAGTATCTACTTTAGATGCTGCAATGTCTGGATCATTAGCTG gtGCAGAAGGATTTACCTCGGATGAAGATCACGAAATGTTATCACGtattgaaaaacaattgaaaCGTAGATTTCCTATTGGGAATCAAGTATCAGagcaaaatattgttaaagatTTTGTAAAACAAGCATATCCAGAACGTGCTATTTACAAAGTTATACATACAATGATACGACGTGGGGAACTTCAACACCGTATGCAACGTAAAATGCTATACAGATTACATTGA